From a single Adhaeribacter swui genomic region:
- a CDS encoding serine hydrolase domain-containing protein: protein MKSGKWVLLALVLFLASCQKEDNEIVAPQTNLRQSYLSAFKFLKAFNPQLSQDLVGQISSEKISVSVPTGLAFNKLIASFTNAPDTKVYINNTEQVSGETENDFSNPVLYKIIAPNGSANYVNLELSPVFPEMDQAMEKLLQQYQIPGISLAIVKNEKLVFAKSYGYANLETKQPVDNQSLFRIASISKPVTVVAILKLVQDGKLKLTDKVFGANGILGNDYGTAPANSNVSAITVQDLLEHKSGWINQPNDPIVANPTYSYKELIAEVVQTRPLTYTPGSTYYYSNFGYCVLGRIIEKVSGKTYSAFVQSEILQPLNIIDMRIAGNSPQQNALNEVTYYQPDDNPYAYNISRMDANGGWLASATDLMRLMVHIDRNNQKSDIISKDLLNQTYMGYFNWSHTGSLPGTSTLLTRLDDEYSFAILANTRNNTQPFQITEAFESTVKNQTLLKTDWPEIDLFTNNPANAQ from the coding sequence ATGAAATCAGGAAAATGGGTGCTTTTGGCGCTTGTATTATTTTTAGCAAGTTGCCAAAAAGAGGACAATGAGATTGTTGCTCCGCAAACTAATTTACGGCAGAGTTATTTGTCGGCTTTTAAGTTTTTAAAAGCGTTTAATCCGCAATTATCCCAAGACTTGGTAGGGCAAATTTCCAGTGAAAAAATCAGCGTATCAGTACCCACCGGATTGGCTTTTAACAAACTCATAGCTTCGTTTACGAACGCGCCGGACACGAAAGTTTACATTAACAACACGGAACAGGTAAGCGGCGAAACCGAAAATGATTTTTCTAACCCGGTATTGTATAAAATAATTGCCCCAAATGGTTCGGCGAACTACGTTAACCTGGAGCTAAGCCCGGTATTTCCGGAGATGGACCAGGCTATGGAGAAACTGTTGCAGCAATACCAGATTCCCGGCATTTCGTTGGCTATTGTAAAAAACGAAAAACTGGTATTTGCCAAAAGTTACGGCTACGCTAATCTGGAGACTAAGCAACCTGTAGATAACCAAAGTTTATTCCGGATTGCCAGTATTTCTAAACCCGTTACGGTAGTAGCTATTTTAAAATTAGTACAGGATGGCAAACTAAAACTTACCGATAAAGTTTTTGGTGCAAACGGCATTCTAGGTAATGATTATGGCACGGCACCAGCTAACTCCAACGTAAGCGCTATAACCGTACAAGACCTGCTGGAACATAAATCGGGCTGGATTAACCAACCCAACGACCCAATAGTAGCCAACCCTACGTACTCGTATAAAGAACTGATTGCGGAGGTGGTGCAAACCCGTCCGTTAACTTACACGCCTGGCTCCACTTATTACTACTCTAACTTTGGCTATTGCGTTTTAGGCCGTATCATCGAAAAGGTATCTGGTAAAACTTATTCGGCTTTTGTACAATCCGAGATTTTGCAGCCTTTAAACATTATTGATATGCGTATTGCCGGGAACTCACCGCAACAGAATGCTTTAAACGAAGTTACGTACTACCAACCCGACGACAATCCGTATGCTTATAACATCAGTCGCATGGATGCTAACGGCGGTTGGTTGGCTTCTGCCACCGATTTAATGCGTTTAATGGTGCACATCGACCGGAACAACCAGAAATCTGATATTATATCCAAGGACTTATTAAACCAGACCTACATGGGGTATTTTAACTGGAGCCACACCGGTTCTTTGCCTGGCACCTCTACCCTGCTTACCCGTTTAGATGATGAGTACAGCTTTGCCATATTGGCCAATACCCGCAACAATACGCAACCGTTCCAAATAACCGAAGCCTTCGAATCCACGGTTAAAAATCAAACTTTGTTAAAAACAGATTGGCCCGAAATAGATTTGTTTACCAACAACCCGGCTAATGCGCAGTAA